The Gossypium hirsutum isolate 1008001.06 chromosome A13, Gossypium_hirsutum_v2.1, whole genome shotgun sequence nucleotide sequence GAATGTATGAATGGGACCAACAGTAAGTCCTTGGCCATACTTTCATTTGAATCACATAATGGTTTGAGATGCATTTATTATTTAGTGAATACCATTTTTCCACCCAATTAATTCAATaacactattttttttcttttttgaatgttAATAACActataatttaatgttattatttagtagttgttatatatgtttaataaaaaaaaaactgatgCTGATGACTGCATTTTTATTCTTGATTGTTTTGATGCGTGTTGAAGTGGAGTCGATCAACCATTGCCGTCTAGAATTTCGATTTTACAAAGGTTTCTTTTCATTTGAGACATGCAAGCGAAATAATACTAATAAAGACGGCATCataattatgattttgttttggaGAATATGAACAAGCTAACAAACGAAATCAATCTGGCAAAGGAGATCCAAAACATTATGAATAGGATAAACAAACTACCTTCCTTTCATTTGTTACAATGATCTGTTTACTTTGCTCatatctatatataaaatatatgtgggGGTGAAAATAGTGCGAGGAAGAGAAAGGATGATCATCACTAGCTTTAACAATCACAGAGCTCGAGAGTCAGGACTCAGCAAGTTAACAGCCACGGCCAGTGTCATCCATCATCTGTTGGAGAAAGTCGATCATGGAGGCCTGGCCATAAAACTATTGCCATGAAAGTCCAGGGCCACTCGTCATGGCTCTAGCTTCTGCCAGAGATACAGCCATTGCCAGCATCATCTGCTCCTCGTAACTTTCTGGAACCATGGGACCAGGTCCACCCACACTCTGAAAGCTGCCTCTAATTTCATCTTGTTGAGGTATTGCAGAGATCCCACCGCTATCTTCTGTCACATCAGAGCTTGCATAGCTAGTCCCTGCTTCGGCCACCTCTAACTCATGATTTATGCCCCATTTCCCTTCATCACTTCCTGGTGTCATCCCACCATCACCAACTGGACTCTCTGCAGGAGGATAGTTCTCACCAACTTGGTGCAACCTATTATTATAAAATCtcctgctgctgctgctgctgggAAGCATATCAAATGCTTGCATACTCCCATCATGGTTAAGGGAAGATTCTCCACCCATCTGCTGACGCTCAGCAAGGGCAGCTATTGCACAAGCAAGTCCACCAGAAGGAGATGATGATGAGCCCGTGACCGTGGTCGTGGATGGTAATACATATCCATCTCCTGAAACATAATGCACTGAAGAAGCAGCACCTACATTGTTAAGATTTCTCTGTCTGCTGTTTTCCTGTATCAGTTCAATTCAAAGAATCAACAGTCAGAGATAAGAAATCAATCAAAAGTCTGTGCATAACGTAGTCACGTAGAAATGAAGATCCTACACAAATAACAAGATGACATtacaaacattttaaaattacaaGTTGCAAGTTTTCCTCGTTTATTTTTTTTTCcctattaaataaattcacatgaAGTTCTTGCCATCCAAAATACACTAGTTCAATATACAGTTGGGTGCTATATGAACAACAAAGTTTTCTGTCCAGCATCTTAAACTGGAACCAGTTTCTAACCAAATAACTATAGGCAAAAACACTTTGATTAAACTGACAGGAGCTAAATACTTAAATTCTGCAATTAGTTTCATACATAAATctcatcaaattttgaaaaatatacctGAATCGACTGCCAAACTGCTTccatgaccattatctcctcaagATCTATGTCAAAGTCGTCATCCCTGCAATTTAAGCATTTGATGAAAGAAAATTCATTCCTTCTGGAACACAAGATAAACAAAGTATAGCCAGCCATGCTTAGGCCAGAGAGAGAATAGTACTTGACTACTAGTGAAGTGGAAAACAAAATACtgcatcatc carries:
- the LOC107912928 gene encoding E3 ubiquitin-protein ligase DA2 isoform X2 encodes the protein MKSICTECFLQMKNPNSTRPTQCPFCKTSNYAVEYRGVKTKEEKGIEQIEEQRVIEAQIRMRQQELQDDEERMLKRQDLSSSSTAVAPGEVQYNSIADRSPREEEIFSSQDSQAALMIGQRSHPRVNRDDDFDIDLEEIMVMEAVWQSIQENSRQRNLNNVGAASSVHYVSGDGYVLPSTTTVTGSSSSPSGGLACAIAALAERQQMGGESSLNHDGSMQAFDMLPSSSSSRRFYNNRLHQVGENYPPAESPVGDGGMTPGSDEGKWGINHELEVAEAGTSYASSDVTEDSGGISAIPQQDEIRGSFQSVGGPGPMVPESYEEQMMLAMAVSLAEARAMTSGPGLSWQ
- the LOC107912928 gene encoding E3 ubiquitin-protein ligase DA2L isoform X1, producing the protein MGNKLGRRRQVVDEKYTRPQGLYVHKDVDIKKLRKLILESKLAPCYPGDEECCSDLEECPICFLYYPSLNRSRCCMKSICTECFLQMKNPNSTRPTQCPFCKTSNYAVEYRGVKTKEEKGIEQIEEQRVIEAQIRMRQQELQDDEERMLKRQDLSSSSTAVAPGEVQYNSIADRSPREEEIFSSQDSQAALMIGQRSHPRVNRDDDFDIDLEEIMVMEAVWQSIQENSRQRNLNNVGAASSVHYVSGDGYVLPSTTTVTGSSSSPSGGLACAIAALAERQQMGGESSLNHDGSMQAFDMLPSSSSSRRFYNNRLHQVGENYPPAESPVGDGGMTPGSDEGKWGINHELEVAEAGTSYASSDVTEDSGGISAIPQQDEIRGSFQSVGGPGPMVPESYEEQMMLAMAVSLAEARAMTSGPGLSWQ